The Streptomyces sp. NBC_01689 genome includes a window with the following:
- a CDS encoding response regulator transcription factor: protein MDERHATLRVLPVPAPAHEGHAGHGPAPRPGAPAAVRVHVVGDDPLARRGITALLEGHPGIRVTGESEPGPDLLRALAARPPHVLIAHGAFAGDGWEVPVPGGARLPVLVLGGPATTDRTDRAGRLPATATAGQLASAVVLAAAGYTLVHGPAPAEAGRRFAAPPVPPISPVSPDRLTDRECQVLGLLARGLSNGEIAQALTVSEHTVKTHVQNMLHKLRLRNRVHAAIYAFESGLRPRPPAP from the coding sequence ATGGACGAGCGGCACGCCACACTCCGGGTGCTCCCCGTGCCGGCCCCCGCGCACGAGGGACACGCCGGACACGGCCCGGCTCCCCGGCCCGGCGCGCCGGCCGCCGTGCGGGTGCACGTGGTCGGTGACGACCCGCTCGCCCGGCGCGGCATTACGGCGCTGCTCGAGGGCCATCCCGGTATCCGTGTCACCGGCGAGAGCGAACCGGGGCCGGACCTGCTCCGCGCGCTGGCCGCCCGGCCGCCGCATGTCCTCATCGCCCACGGCGCGTTCGCGGGCGACGGCTGGGAGGTCCCGGTCCCCGGCGGCGCCCGGCTGCCGGTGCTGGTCCTGGGCGGCCCGGCCACCACCGACCGCACCGACCGCGCCGGCCGGCTGCCGGCCACCGCCACCGCCGGCCAGCTCGCCTCCGCGGTGGTGCTGGCCGCGGCCGGCTACACCCTGGTGCACGGTCCGGCCCCGGCGGAGGCCGGACGCCGCTTTGCCGCGCCGCCCGTCCCGCCGATCTCACCGGTCAGTCCCGACCGGCTCACCGACCGTGAGTGCCAGGTCCTCGGCCTGCTGGCCCGCGGCCTGTCCAACGGCGAGATAGCCCAGGCCCTGACGGTGTCCGAGCACACCGTCAAGACCCACGTGCAGAACATGCTGCACAAGCTGCGCCTGCGCAACCGCGTCCACGCGGCCATCTACGCCTTCGAGTCCGGCCTGCGCCCCCGGCCGCCCGCCCCCTGA
- a CDS encoding class I adenylate-forming enzyme family protein yields MPILRYLESPLDDLLRRAADRDADAPAAVTAGAAVTFAALDREADRIAGYVRRTVRRADAVVAAATTLDAVFPAVYYGTVRSGQLLALLDPQMGPAALHEVCTAAGVEIAFVPGPLAALLAALADRLPRLHTVVVTDPAPRPASARLGSARSASGLPVPVPVPVPVPVPVRPPAGGAVSGGRGACAVVALSAAVAGEAAGGPVRRARPGADAVACLQFAPDGAGRLKGVRLTHRNLVAGAAQTALAHRLGAASVAFNHLPQYHAVHLNSAVHAGARQVLCTDADPFGALAEAARAEATHYYGLPARLDRLADDPRLAAHGADLPGRHLRHLGAIHVSGGVLAPERARTLRDALRVSVLQGYGLTEVFTLSHHQPPGSRPGLGAVGVPLPGTECRVVLPGGTRPAPVWSTGEVQIRGPQLSPGPVEGIGPAPRDTDGWLSTGDTGYLDADGGLHLVDAHRSVFTCDDALVAPSVVERVIGQDPRVAECIVADWPDPARGALVWAGVVLREEFDADAPALLDVLDSVAEQANARLGPGEQIRRLEALDAVPRRPGGRPARRELRLRLHALAAGEAAA; encoded by the coding sequence GTGCCCATCCTCCGGTATCTGGAGAGCCCGCTGGACGACCTGCTGCGCCGGGCCGCCGACCGTGACGCCGACGCCCCGGCCGCGGTCACGGCCGGCGCCGCGGTGACCTTCGCCGCGCTGGACCGGGAGGCGGACCGCATCGCCGGCTACGTACGGCGCACCGTCCGCCGGGCCGACGCCGTCGTCGCCGCGGCGACCACCCTCGACGCCGTCTTCCCCGCCGTGTACTACGGCACCGTGCGCAGCGGACAGTTGCTGGCCCTGCTCGACCCGCAGATGGGACCGGCCGCGCTGCACGAGGTGTGCACGGCGGCCGGGGTCGAGATCGCCTTCGTACCCGGCCCGCTGGCCGCGCTGCTGGCCGCGCTCGCGGACCGGCTGCCCCGGCTGCACACCGTCGTGGTCACGGACCCCGCCCCCCGCCCCGCGTCCGCCCGTTTGGGATCCGCCCGTTCGGCATCGGGCCTGCCGGTGCCGGTGCCGGTGCCGGTGCCGGTGCCGGTGCCGGTGCGGCCGCCGGCCGGTGGAGCGGTGTCCGGCGGCCGGGGGGCCTGTGCGGTGGTGGCGCTGTCCGCGGCCGTGGCGGGGGAGGCGGCCGGCGGGCCGGTGCGCAGGGCGCGGCCGGGTGCGGACGCGGTGGCGTGCCTGCAGTTCGCGCCGGACGGCGCAGGGCGGCTGAAGGGTGTACGGCTGACCCACCGCAACCTGGTCGCGGGCGCCGCCCAGACCGCGCTGGCGCACCGGCTCGGTGCCGCCTCCGTCGCCTTCAACCATCTCCCGCAGTACCACGCCGTGCACCTCAACTCGGCCGTGCACGCGGGGGCGCGGCAGGTGCTGTGCACGGACGCGGACCCCTTCGGGGCGCTGGCGGAGGCCGCGCGGGCGGAGGCCACCCACTACTACGGGCTGCCCGCCCGGCTGGACCGGCTGGCGGACGATCCCCGGCTGGCCGCGCACGGCGCGGACCTGCCCGGCCGGCACCTGCGGCACCTGGGCGCCATCCATGTCAGCGGCGGAGTCCTGGCGCCGGAACGGGCCCGTACGCTGCGCGACGCCCTGCGGGTGTCCGTACTGCAGGGCTACGGCCTGACCGAGGTGTTCACCCTCTCCCACCACCAGCCGCCCGGCTCGCGGCCCGGTCTCGGCGCGGTCGGGGTGCCGCTGCCGGGCACCGAGTGCCGGGTGGTCCTGCCCGGCGGCACCCGGCCCGCCCCGGTGTGGTCGACCGGCGAGGTGCAGATCCGCGGACCGCAGCTGAGTCCCGGCCCCGTGGAGGGGATTGGCCCGGCGCCGCGGGACACGGACGGCTGGCTGTCCACCGGCGACACGGGCTACCTCGACGCGGACGGCGGACTGCACCTCGTGGACGCCCACCGCTCGGTGTTCACCTGCGACGACGCGCTGGTCGCGCCCAGCGTGGTGGAGCGGGTCATCGGCCAGGACCCGCGGGTGGCCGAGTGCATCGTCGCGGACTGGCCCGACCCGGCGCGCGGCGCCCTGGTCTGGGCCGGAGTGGTGCTGCGCGAGGAGTTCGACGCCGACGCCCCCGCACTCCTCGACGTCCTCGACTCCGTCGCCGAACAGGCCAACGCCCGCCTCGGCCCCGGCGAGCAGATCCGCCGCCTGGAGGCACTGGACGCCGTCCCCCGCCGGCCGGGCGGCCGCCCCGCCCGCCGCGAACTGCGCCTGCGGCTGCACGCCCTGGCCGCCGGGGAAGCCGCCGCCTGA
- a CDS encoding 4'-phosphopantetheinyl transferase family protein, protein MTAPLTSPLPPSAPARSPSAVVPETPTAQAPAHVQVPAGVPVSVPGPVAGADAGRDEPVKLWLCPNDGLPPAVAGLLAAHWLDAQEQRTASRFLFERDRRQYLLAHTLVRRALALEAGLAEAELVIWRSARGRPFLRPAAGELPRGGAQLDFNLSHAGGYSLLGIVRRHRIGVDVERLEDRDERAITTIVRTFAAPEREWVERAAPGPDRDRRALRVWTLKEAYSKARGIGLGLPFDAFVFTLDDERGVRAFTPPADDTARPWRFVELEPVPGVLAAVAVPADAAQDPVLHLGYGFPWSRAELRSFPLPRPVGGRPAAALV, encoded by the coding sequence GTGACCGCACCCCTGACCTCCCCACTCCCGCCCTCGGCCCCGGCCCGGTCGCCGTCCGCGGTCGTGCCCGAGACCCCAACCGCCCAGGCCCCGGCCCACGTCCAGGTCCCGGCCGGGGTTCCGGTGTCCGTTCCGGGGCCGGTGGCCGGTGCGGACGCGGGCCGGGACGAGCCGGTCAAGCTGTGGCTGTGTCCCAACGACGGCCTGCCCCCGGCGGTCGCCGGTCTGCTCGCCGCGCACTGGCTGGACGCGCAGGAGCAGAGGACCGCGAGCCGTTTCCTGTTCGAACGTGACCGGAGGCAGTACCTGCTCGCGCACACCCTGGTGCGGCGCGCGCTGGCGCTGGAGGCGGGCCTGGCCGAGGCCGAGCTGGTCATCTGGCGTTCCGCGCGGGGGCGTCCCTTCCTGCGGCCCGCCGCGGGTGAACTGCCGCGCGGCGGGGCCCAGCTGGACTTCAACCTCTCCCACGCGGGCGGCTACAGCCTGCTGGGCATCGTGCGCCGCCACCGCATCGGTGTGGACGTGGAACGCCTGGAGGACCGGGACGAGCGGGCCATCACCACCATCGTGCGCACCTTCGCCGCCCCGGAGCGGGAGTGGGTGGAGCGGGCGGCGCCCGGCCCGGACCGCGACCGGCGGGCGCTGCGGGTGTGGACGTTGAAGGAGGCCTACTCCAAGGCCCGCGGGATCGGCCTCGGACTGCCCTTCGACGCGTTCGTGTTCACGCTGGACGACGAGCGCGGCGTACGCGCCTTCACCCCGCCCGCCGACGATACGGCCCGCCCGTGGCGGTTCGTCGAACTGGAGCCGGTGCCCGGTGTGCTGGCCGCCGTCGCGGTGCCCGCCGACGCGGCCCAGGACCCGGTGCTCCACCTCGGCTACGGCTTCCCCTGGAGCCGCGCGGAACTCCGCAGCTTCCCGCTGCCCCGGCCGGTGGGCGGCCGGCCGGCCGCGGCCCTCGTGTGA
- a CDS encoding beta-ketoacyl synthase N-terminal-like domain-containing protein, giving the protein MDTREILTRFKGGTLRREHAVALLGGTPLPAAAGTPAQPGPAVRPGDGMRPATGSSPAPAPTTATGPSPSLGPGPGPAPDPGPGPGFGGGAGGGGGVEPCAVVGMQGCFPGAGDLDALWRQALGQHTRTDAPPWEEDRFADGAGEFGEGLLALFGLDAAGAAPLDGRERLLARSVWQLLESAGYAGARTDRLTGPDSTGRGIGVYVAAGPAGTPGGSVPGVHLPGGAGAAGRLSRLLDLRGPSLSVDTGASSFLTALHLALAGLRAGECEAALAGAVELPPRPQPHPPHTHPRDPAGAGAGGEGVGGGGVVVVLLKPLAAARAAGDRVYAVIRAGAAGHPGRLGAVAHHARLVGRALAAAGLPVPAAAPHGPDGDPWPPESAAPPGLPAVPGGAGGDPAASRDAWQALGIAVRETVRTAADPAEPVNLAEPVNLAEPVSPAESVDLAGGTGVLAAAVALARAVGQVRHATLLPGPGRTAPAVWEQVRRDDGTTVPRRALVGVSAPPAADAVLVVEEAPRAHRPPAPARPPASAHRPVSAELVLLSAATPRQLADTAARLARWLSGTAHHGGPGGADLAAVAHELRLGRAALRCRLAVVAHTVPGLAAHLAAFAESAGPGRHPAGVHSADLRDAGEPLLLDGLAETRAYLAALWQGGHLEQLTRLWLAGADICAVLPAHPGPADIELPPTVLQPEPEPEPEPEPEPGPEPEPEPEPGPELESESESESESELESGPGPEPESGPEAESGPGARPAPRPWPGPRPRSRSGADSAVRSVSRSRSRHGPQEGPVESAPGAAGPGVTGPGAGARVVSDAGTDGVQR; this is encoded by the coding sequence ATGGACACCCGCGAGATCCTCACGCGGTTCAAAGGAGGCACCCTGCGGCGCGAGCACGCCGTCGCGCTGCTGGGCGGCACCCCCCTGCCGGCGGCGGCCGGAACACCTGCGCAGCCCGGCCCCGCGGTACGCCCCGGCGACGGGATGCGGCCCGCGACGGGCAGCAGCCCCGCACCCGCCCCCACCACCGCGACCGGCCCCAGCCCCAGCCTTGGTCCCGGTCCCGGTCCCGCTCCCGATCCCGGTCCCGGTCCCGGCTTCGGTGGTGGGGCGGGTGGCGGCGGGGGTGTCGAGCCGTGCGCCGTCGTGGGGATGCAGGGCTGCTTCCCGGGGGCGGGGGACCTGGACGCGTTGTGGCGCCAGGCGCTGGGACAGCACACCCGTACGGACGCGCCGCCGTGGGAAGAGGACCGGTTCGCTGACGGCGCGGGGGAGTTCGGCGAGGGACTGCTCGCCCTGTTCGGCCTCGACGCGGCCGGCGCGGCCCCTCTGGACGGCCGGGAACGCCTGTTGGCCCGCAGCGTGTGGCAGTTGCTGGAGAGCGCCGGGTACGCCGGGGCACGGACCGACCGGCTGACCGGGCCCGACAGCACGGGGCGCGGTATCGGGGTCTACGTCGCCGCCGGCCCGGCCGGCACACCGGGCGGGTCCGTCCCGGGCGTGCACCTGCCGGGCGGGGCCGGAGCGGCCGGGCGGCTGTCGCGGCTGCTCGACCTGCGCGGGCCCAGTCTGAGCGTCGACACGGGCGCGTCCTCCTTCCTGACCGCGCTGCACCTGGCACTCGCCGGGCTGCGGGCGGGGGAGTGCGAGGCGGCGCTGGCCGGTGCCGTCGAACTGCCGCCCCGTCCGCAACCCCACCCGCCCCACACCCATCCCCGCGACCCGGCCGGCGCCGGTGCGGGCGGGGAAGGCGTGGGAGGCGGGGGAGTTGTGGTCGTGCTGCTCAAGCCGCTGGCCGCGGCCCGTGCGGCCGGGGACCGTGTGTACGCGGTGATCCGGGCCGGTGCGGCCGGTCACCCGGGCCGACTCGGAGCCGTGGCGCATCATGCCCGGCTGGTCGGCCGGGCACTGGCCGCGGCGGGCCTGCCGGTCCCGGCCGCCGCCCCGCACGGACCGGACGGCGACCCGTGGCCCCCGGAGTCTGCCGCGCCGCCCGGCCTCCCTGCCGTTCCCGGTGGTGCGGGCGGCGATCCGGCGGCATCCCGAGACGCGTGGCAGGCGCTGGGCATCGCGGTGCGGGAGACCGTCCGGACGGCGGCGGACCCGGCAGAACCGGTGAACCTGGCAGAACCGGTGAACCTGGCAGAACCGGTGAGCCCGGCGGAGTCGGTGGACTTGGCGGGCGGGACGGGGGTGCTGGCGGCGGCGGTCGCCCTGGCGCGTGCCGTGGGGCAGGTGCGCCATGCCACGCTGTTGCCCGGGCCGGGCCGGACGGCGCCCGCCGTCTGGGAGCAGGTCCGCCGCGACGACGGCACCACGGTGCCCCGCAGAGCTCTGGTCGGTGTGTCCGCGCCGCCGGCCGCGGACGCCGTGCTGGTCGTGGAGGAGGCGCCCCGCGCACACCGTCCTCCCGCACCGGCGCGGCCGCCCGCGTCCGCCCATCGGCCCGTCTCCGCGGAACTGGTGCTGCTGTCCGCCGCCACGCCCCGCCAACTGGCGGACACCGCGGCGCGGTTGGCGCGGTGGCTGAGCGGCACGGCACACCACGGCGGGCCGGGCGGAGCGGACCTCGCCGCGGTCGCACACGAACTGCGCCTGGGCCGGGCCGCCCTGCGCTGCCGCCTGGCGGTGGTCGCCCACACGGTCCCCGGCCTGGCCGCGCACCTGGCCGCCTTCGCCGAGTCCGCCGGGCCGGGCCGCCATCCGGCGGGCGTACACAGTGCCGACCTGCGCGACGCGGGCGAGCCGCTGCTGCTCGACGGGCTCGCGGAGACCCGCGCCTACCTGGCCGCCCTGTGGCAGGGCGGCCACCTCGAACAGCTGACGCGGCTGTGGCTGGCCGGGGCCGACATCTGCGCCGTACTGCCCGCGCACCCCGGCCCCGCGGACATCGAACTGCCCCCCACCGTGCTGCAACCCGAGCCGGAGCCCGAGCCCGAACCCGAGCCCGAACCCGGGCCCGAGCCGGAGCCCGAGCCCGAACCCGGGCCCGAGCTAGAGTCCGAGTCCGAGTCCGAGTCCGAGTCCGAGCTGGAGTCAGGGCCTGGGCCGGAGCCGGAGTCCGGACCCGAGGCGGAGTCCGGGCCGGGGGCCCGGCCGGCGCCCCGGCCCTGGCCCGGTCCGCGGCCCCGATCGCGGTCAGGGGCGGACTCCGCGGTCCGCTCGGTATCCCGGTCGCGGTCTCGACATGGGCCGCAGGAAGGGCCGGTGGAGTCCGCTCCCGGCGCAGCGGGGCCTGGTGTGACGGGGCCCGGCGCGGGTGCGCGCGTGGTGTCCGACGCCGGTACGGACGGAGTGCAGCGGTGA
- a CDS encoding acyl carrier protein: MTSAPDPRTACPTPAADVLAELTAVLAGMMGVEPQRLDAQDSFRLLGLDSMLSVEFVAALNARYGTRIAATALYEHPTPAALARHLAAELAAPAPASASAPATAPVSAPVSAGSSVPGADTVTDTLRTQLAGILHCAVRDIDVSAPFDALGLDSILAAEFLAGINRTYGLSEQTDLLYDHPDLAAMAAYVTARVTDTPVPAAGRADRAPDPAQPPRAVEIDLNALLDAVRDEVLSIDEAAALLAARSA, encoded by the coding sequence ATGACCTCCGCCCCCGACCCGCGCACGGCCTGTCCGACGCCGGCGGCCGACGTGCTCGCCGAGCTGACCGCGGTACTGGCGGGCATGATGGGCGTCGAGCCGCAGCGCCTGGACGCGCAGGACTCCTTCCGGCTGCTGGGCCTGGACTCGATGCTGTCCGTCGAGTTCGTCGCGGCGCTCAACGCGCGTTACGGCACCCGGATCGCGGCCACCGCGCTGTACGAGCACCCCACCCCGGCGGCACTGGCCCGGCACCTCGCGGCCGAACTCGCCGCACCCGCACCGGCATCCGCATCCGCGCCCGCAACCGCACCCGTGTCCGCACCCGTGTCCGCGGGCTCGTCCGTGCCGGGTGCGGACACGGTCACCGACACCCTGCGCACGCAGCTCGCCGGGATCCTGCACTGCGCCGTGCGGGACATCGACGTGAGCGCGCCGTTCGACGCGCTGGGCCTGGACTCCATCCTGGCGGCGGAGTTCCTGGCGGGCATCAACCGCACCTACGGTCTCAGCGAGCAGACCGACCTGCTCTACGACCACCCCGACCTCGCGGCCATGGCCGCGTACGTCACCGCGCGGGTGACGGACACCCCCGTTCCCGCGGCCGGGCGGGCGGACCGGGCGCCGGACCCCGCGCAGCCGCCCCGGGCCGTGGAGATCGACCTGAACGCGCTGCTGGACGCGGTGCGTGACGAGGTGCTCAGCATCGATGAGGCGGCTGCCCTGCTGGCGGCCCGTTCCGCCTGA
- a CDS encoding AfsR/SARP family transcriptional regulator: protein MDIDVLGALAVRENGVSITPTAPKPRQVLALLALRADQVVPVAALVEELWGNSPPRSARTTLQTYVLQLRELLAQALEGGRSGAKDVLMTLPGGYLLVSGGGRSDVREFERLAGEGYRAMDQGAFTEAARTLAGALELWTGPAFADVTAGAQLAMEIRRLEESRLCALDQRIEADLRLGRHRELLPELTVLTSRYRTHENLHAQFMLALHRSGRRSESLSVYHQLRATLVNDLGLEPSPRLRRLQHSIQTAASEPAAVPAPFDGAGPPAPARAR from the coding sequence GTGGACATCGACGTACTGGGCGCACTGGCAGTGCGGGAGAACGGGGTGTCCATCACCCCCACGGCGCCGAAACCGCGGCAGGTCCTGGCACTGCTCGCGCTCCGCGCCGACCAGGTGGTGCCCGTCGCTGCCCTGGTCGAGGAACTGTGGGGCAACTCCCCGCCGCGCAGCGCCCGTACCACCCTGCAGACGTACGTGCTGCAGCTGCGCGAACTCCTCGCGCAGGCGCTCGAAGGCGGCCGCAGCGGTGCCAAGGACGTCCTGATGACCCTGCCGGGCGGCTATCTGCTCGTCTCCGGCGGCGGCCGCAGTGACGTGCGCGAGTTCGAGCGGCTCGCGGGGGAGGGCTACCGGGCCATGGACCAGGGGGCCTTCACGGAGGCGGCCCGCACCCTGGCCGGGGCGCTGGAGCTGTGGACGGGGCCGGCGTTCGCGGACGTGACGGCCGGGGCGCAGCTGGCGATGGAGATCCGGCGCCTGGAGGAGAGCCGGCTGTGCGCGCTGGACCAGCGCATCGAGGCCGATCTGCGGCTGGGCCGCCACCGTGAACTGCTGCCCGAACTCACGGTGCTGACGAGCCGTTACCGTACCCACGAGAACCTGCACGCGCAGTTCATGCTGGCCCTGCACCGCTCCGGGCGGCGCAGCGAGTCGCTCAGCGTCTACCACCAGTTGCGGGCCACCCTCGTCAACGACCTGGGCCTGGAGCCCTCGCCACGGCTGCGGCGGCTGCAGCACTCCATCCAGACGGCGGCGTCGGAGCCGGCCGCGGTACCCGCGCCGTTCGACGGCGCGGGACCGCCCGCGCCCGCACGGGCCCGTTAG
- a CDS encoding acyl-CoA carboxylase subunit beta, with the protein MTTAPAPASAEPGPTDIRGRVAELHAIREAARLGPSERATAAQHAKGKLTARERIALLLDENSFQEVEQLRRHRATGFGLEAKKPYTDGVITGWGTVEGRTVFVYAHDFRIFGGALGEAHATKIHKIMDMAIAAGAPLVSLNDGAGARIQEGVSALAGYGGIFQRNTKASGVIPQISVMLGPCAGGAAYSPALTDFVFMVRETSQMFITGPDVVKAVTGEEISQNGLGGADVHAETSGVCHFAYDDEETCLAEVRYLLSMLPQNNRENPPHTTPHDPAGRRGEILLDLVPADGNRPYDMTKVIEELVDDGDYLEVHERWARNIICALARLDGQVVGIVANQPQTLAGVLDIEASEKAARFVQMCDAFNIPILTLLDVPGFLPGVDQEHGGIIRHGAKLLYAYCNATVPRISLILRKAYGGAYIVMDSQSIGADLTYAWPTNEIAVMGAEGAANVIFRRQIADAADPEAMRARMVKEYRAELMHPYYAAERGLVDDVIDPAETREVLIRSLAMLHAKHADLPSRKHGNPPQ; encoded by the coding sequence ATGACCACTGCCCCCGCCCCCGCCTCCGCCGAGCCGGGGCCGACCGACATCCGCGGACGCGTGGCGGAACTGCACGCGATCCGTGAGGCGGCCCGGCTGGGCCCCAGCGAGAGGGCGACCGCCGCCCAGCACGCCAAGGGCAAACTGACCGCCCGTGAACGCATCGCCCTGCTGCTGGACGAGAACAGCTTCCAGGAGGTCGAGCAGTTGCGGCGGCACCGGGCGACCGGGTTCGGCCTGGAGGCCAAGAAGCCGTACACGGACGGTGTGATCACCGGCTGGGGCACGGTGGAGGGCCGCACGGTCTTCGTCTACGCGCACGACTTCCGTATCTTCGGCGGGGCGCTGGGCGAGGCGCACGCCACGAAGATCCACAAGATCATGGACATGGCCATCGCGGCGGGTGCGCCGCTGGTCTCCCTCAACGACGGTGCGGGTGCCCGGATCCAGGAGGGTGTCTCGGCGCTGGCCGGCTACGGCGGCATCTTCCAGCGCAACACGAAGGCCTCGGGTGTCATCCCGCAGATCTCGGTGATGCTCGGCCCGTGCGCGGGCGGCGCGGCGTACTCGCCGGCGCTGACCGACTTCGTGTTCATGGTCCGTGAGACCTCGCAGATGTTCATCACCGGCCCGGACGTGGTCAAGGCCGTCACCGGTGAGGAGATCAGCCAGAACGGGCTGGGCGGCGCCGACGTGCACGCCGAGACCAGCGGTGTCTGTCACTTCGCGTACGACGACGAGGAGACCTGCCTCGCCGAGGTCCGCTACCTCCTGTCGATGCTGCCGCAGAACAACCGCGAGAACCCCCCGCACACCACCCCCCACGACCCGGCCGGCCGGCGCGGCGAGATCCTCCTGGACCTGGTGCCCGCGGACGGCAACCGGCCCTACGACATGACCAAGGTCATCGAGGAACTCGTCGACGACGGCGACTACCTGGAGGTCCACGAACGCTGGGCCCGCAACATCATCTGCGCGCTGGCCCGCCTCGACGGCCAGGTCGTCGGCATCGTCGCCAACCAGCCGCAGACCCTCGCCGGCGTCCTGGACATCGAAGCCTCCGAAAAAGCCGCCCGGTTCGTGCAGATGTGCGACGCCTTCAACATCCCCATCCTCACCCTCCTGGACGTGCCCGGCTTCCTGCCCGGCGTCGACCAGGAGCACGGTGGGATCATCCGGCACGGCGCGAAGCTCCTGTACGCGTACTGCAACGCGACGGTGCCGAGGATCTCGCTGATCCTGCGCAAGGCCTACGGCGGCGCCTACATCGTCATGGACTCCCAGTCCATCGGCGCCGACCTCACCTACGCCTGGCCCACCAACGAGATCGCCGTGATGGGCGCCGAGGGCGCCGCCAACGTCATCTTCCGCCGCCAGATCGCCGACGCCGCCGACCCCGAGGCCATGCGCGCCCGCATGGTCAAGGAGTACAGGGCCGAACTCATGCACCCCTACTACGCGGCCGAACGCGGCCTGGTCGACGACGTCATCGACCCCGCCGAGACCCGCGAGGTCCTCATCCGCTCGCTGGCCATGCTGCACGCCAAACACGCCGACCTGCCCTCCCGCAAACACGGCAACCCCCCGCAGTGA
- a CDS encoding acyl-CoA carboxylase subunit epsilon codes for MGTPDQYEPVLRVERGRAGEEELAALTVVLLALGAGGAPARRGRPVNGSRWWRRPRAHRGPRGWQ; via the coding sequence ATGGGCACGCCGGACCAGTACGAGCCCGTCCTGCGCGTGGAACGCGGGCGGGCCGGCGAAGAGGAACTGGCCGCACTCACCGTGGTGCTGCTCGCGCTCGGCGCGGGCGGCGCACCCGCCCGCCGGGGCAGGCCGGTCAACGGCTCCCGCTGGTGGAGGAGGCCCCGGGCCCACCGCGGCCCGCGCGGCTGGCAGTGA